Below is a genomic region from Cerasicoccus sp. TK19100.
CGCCATCTTGAAGAAGGCCGGCGAGGACAAGCGTGCCATCAAGGCCAAGGGCATTGTTGAGGAGTTGGAGGACGGCTTTGGCTTCATCGTATTCAGCGAAGACAGCTACCGCCTGCGCACCGAGAGCCCCTACATCGCGCCGCAACTTTTCTCGGAATACGGCCTGCAGCGTGGGCATGAGGTGGAGGTTATTATCCACGCCCCGCGCGAGGAGGATACCACGCCGTTTGTGTTGAAGGTAGAGACCGTTATGGGGATGGACCCCGAGACCGCGCAGCACCTGACGCCGTTCAAGGAACTCATCCCGTACTACCCGACCGAGCGCATCATGATGGAGTCCGAGCAGGGCCGCCTTGGTAAGTGGGACAACATTTCCATGCGCATTGTTGACCTGCTGAGCCCCGTTGGCCTCGGCCAGCGCGGCCTGATCGTCGCCCCGCCGCGCACGGGTAAGACCGTCCTCTTGCAGGGCATCGCCAACGCGATTCGCGCCAACAAGCCCGAGGTACACCTAATCGTGTTGCTCGTCGATGAGCGCCCGGAAGAAGTCACCGATTTCAAGCGCAGCGTGAAGGGCGCGGAGGTCATTTCCTCGACTTTCGATGAGTCGGCCGAAAGCCACGTGCACGCCGCGGAAATGGTCAGCGAGAAATCGCGCCGCATGGTCGAAGCCGGTAAGGATGTTATCATCCTGCTCGACTCGATCACCCGCTTGGCCCGTGCCTACAACACGATGATGCCCAGCAGCGGTAAGATCCTCTCCGGTGGTGTCGAAGCCAACGCTCTACAACGACCGAAGCGCTTCTTTGGCTCGGCGCGCAACATCGAGGACGGCGGCAGCCTGACCATCCTCGGCACCGCGCTCGTCGAAACCGGCAGCAAGATGGACGAAGTTATTTTCGAGGAATTCAAGGGCACCGGCAACATGGAGCTCCACCTCGACCGCGAGCTCTCGAACAAGCGCGTTTTCCCGGCGCTCTCGTTTGAAAAGAGCGGCACCCGTAAAGAAGAGCTTCTCTACCACCCGGACGAAATGAACAAGGTCTATGGCCTGCGCCGTGCGATGAAGGGAGTCGGCTCCGTCGAAGCGATGGAAATGCTCATCCAGCGCGTCAAGAAAACGCAGACCAACGCCCAGTTCCTGATGTCGCTTAGGTAGGGACGCACCTCCGGGGCGTCCGCACTCCTGATGCTCGCGCGTCGTGCTCACTAACTTTGCATTGCAAAGTTAGTGAGTGGTTATGTGACGGGCTGTTCTCTAAAAGAGCGTATGCAAGATGTGGCGGATTGTCTCGATCCGTATTGCATTTGCTCGGCCCTTAATAGGTGAAATGGATTGGCTCAGGGACTTTGGGGTGCGTCATGGTGATTACGCCGCCTTGCTGACTTAGCGCTGCTTCGTAGGTCGCATCATTGTCCCATGATACCCACTGCTCGCGACCGCCGTATTCCGCGTCGGCGGCTTTGAGAAATTCCTCGAACCCTATTCTTTCAATCTCTGGATGTTCAAGCGCGTATTGCTGCCAGGCGGAGCTGATGAAGCGACCGTCGGCAGTCAGGGATTGCGCGATGGATTCGGAGACAGTCCGCTGCCACGTATAGTAAATCACGGCACCTATCACTGCCATAATGGCAACGAAGATGGTGAGGCTTAGCTTGGCCTTAGGGCACATGATTAAGATGAAATAGTAAGCTTAATGATTGCTAGTATTAACTATTTTATCGTTTTGAATTGCGTCAAGATTTCGCAGCAGAGCTGAAGCGACGGCAACACGTCTTGCGGCGTGGGGGTGGGTTGACGGTTTTCCACCAGGCTCGCAATGAACTCCGCCGTCTCGGCGAGTGTGCCGTTTTTGATGTAGCCGGGTTGGTCTTTGCCGGGTTCGTTGTGGATGACTTGCCGGTTGTTTTCCCAGGCCATGAATTCGCCGGTGCTCATTTCGCCATTGCTGGTATGGACGCGAAAGCCGTCGCCGAAAAACTCATAGGCCTCGTCGCGCATGCCGGCGGTCGGGTAAACCTCCAGCAGCCCGGCAACACCGCTCACAAATTGGATGTCCACGCGATACCATTTGACGCCGTTAACGTCGCGCGCAGTCAGTTGGTAGCTGGCAATGTCGCCCGCAAACCAGCGCATCGCGTCGACCACGTGCAGCCCGGTCTCAGAGAAAAATTGCGGCTCACGGCGCTCGTTGCGAAACATTGTGGCGCGGAAAAACTCCACCTTGCGCCCGGTCATCCACTCCTTTGCCGCGACGAGGGCAGGGTCGAATCGGCGGTTCACGCTGACCATTACGCGGGCGTTATTTTCCGCCACAAGCTTGCAGATTTCTTTGGCCTGCGCGACGTCCACTCCCGGCGGTTTCTCGATGACAAAGGGGAGCTTTGCCTTGATCAGTTGTTCGGCGATAGATTTGGTGAGGCTCACCGGGGTGACCGCGATCACGCCATCGAGCGATTCGCTGGCGAGCATATCGTCGGTGCTCGTGTAGTGCCGGGCGAAGCCAAACTCCGCCGCCGTGCGCTGGGCGACTTCAGCATCGATATCGCAGAATGCCGACAGCTCGATGACGCCGGGATGCTCCGCAGCGTATTGCTTGAGCGAGGGGAGGTGGTTGCCGCGCGAATGTGCGCCGCCGCCAATGAGTCCGATTTTTTTCATGGGGGGAAGCCAATGTCCCCAATCGTGATAGACGCGGCAAGTCTGGATTTAGCAGGCTTTTAAAATTGGCTCCTCAGCAGGCTCAGCGGCACCGCTGTCCACAACCCTCTCCATCAATGGGCTCTCTAACTGACTCGCCGGTGAGACCGTGCGACGCCCCCAGGGAATGAAGCCCGCGAACCACCAGCGCCAGAAATTGAGGCCGTGGTCGGGGTTGGCGTCGAGGAGTTGGCGGAAGGTGAGCTCCTCGCCGATGCGCCAGCCGGTCGCTTCGAAGTAGCACGTCTGCACAAATTTCGAGCAATATTGACGGCGGCCATCGAGATCGAACCCTACGTCGTACCATTGGCCCAGGCGGCTGTCGGCGGCGCGTTTCAGGGCGCGGCGGTGGGCGTCGGTCAGCGGCTGTTTGGGGCGGGTGATGGCGTAGCGGCGGTCCTCGCTGCGGGCGATAAACGACTCCAGCGAAACGCAGCGCGAGCGCGGGATGGCGCTTTCGTAAACCATCGGCTCGCCAGCGTCGTTGTGGAGAATCATGCCCACGTGCGAGGTCCAACTGCTGGTGGCTGCCGCCACTTGACGGAAGAGAAAGGTCGGTATGGCGATGAAGATCAGGTCGCCGTCGCGAAGTTCAGTCGAGTGAGTATTGGATGTGTGTTCCATGCCGGGCTTTATTGCCGGTTGCGGGCCAATCTTTATGGGTTTGTGTTAAGTTGTTCTATGGGAATGGCTTGTGGGCTATTGGCGCGAATGCGCTTAGCGTTGTATAATACGTATTTTGACCGCATTGGCCGTAAGCTGTTCAAAAAATGCCGTCTACCCAGGCGAAGCTAGGGGCCATCCTCGCAAGATAACCCCCACTTTAGCCATACTGCGAACTACTGAATAGAAATTGAGGGATTGGGGACCTTGACTCAGTAAACGCTTTTTAAGAACCTGTGCTCGTGGATGCTGACCTGCAACAGTACTTGCCGGTGCTAATTGTTATTGGCGGGGTGATCGCTGCCGGGCTCTTTGTTAAGAAGACGGGCTGGTTTGGCATTGTGTTGATCGGCCTCATGGCGGCGATCTGGATTTTTAAAACCAATCCGCAGTGGTTCGACAAACTAGACGGCATAATGGGCCGCATTGTCGAGGTGGATCGCAAGTAGCGGACATCTCCACCGAATCCGCTGTTACTTTTAACGTATCGACCACGGATGCCCGCGCGAATACCTTGGCCAACGGCTGTTTGCGGAATACTGCTAATGTATTGGGGGGCTTTACTGGTAAGCAGGCGAAAAGCGTGGGCGGTTCGGTCGCGCAATGGATCAACAACTTGACACCCCTCGTGTCGCGTCGTGACTATCTTGCGGGTAATTTCTACCCACTTTAAAATATCTCTGAACGTGGCCGTGGGGCATGTTATTCCCACGATTTATTCCTACCATGAAGCCTAACCTACTTATCCTGCTGGCCGATCAACACCGCGATAGCGCGACCGGCTACGGTGGCAATCCCGAGGTGCGAACCCCGACTCTGGACCGGATGGCGCGGCATGGCATATCGGTTTCGCAATGTGTGTCCACGCACCCTTTGTGTGCTCCGTATCGCTCTTGTTTGCAGACCGGGCAACCTGGTTCGGTAAACGGGGTTGTGGGAAATACCGATTCGATCCGGCGGGATTTACCAACGCTGCCCGGGCTTTTCCGGGAGCGGGGCTATTCCACGGCTTACTTTGGCAAATGTCACTGGCATGAGCCCTTTAATGGCTCGATCTACACTCCGCCAGACTGGCGTTTGGGCTGGGAACATTGGAAGGGCTGGCAAAACGGGCATCACGATTACGATCTGCCGGAGTTCGATGAAAATGGAGTGGAGTCGCATCCCTATCGTGGTCGTTTTGCCCCCGAAGTGCAGGTGGAGCAATTTCTGGACTGGCATGCCGATGCGGATAGGCCCTGGCTTGTGCAGATGAATTGGGGGCCTCCGCACAACGTAACGATATCTGCGGAGGAGCTTGATCGCGTGAGAGAGTCGAGCATGCGGATTAATGAAGAAATGGGGTTTGGCCTGAAGGAGCATCATTTTCAAAGTCCGTGGTGGTTCGTGCAGAGCTTTCCCCAGCACTTGGTCCGGGATGTCGTGCCCCAGCGTTTTTTGGAGATGTTCGATCCGGAAACGCTGACCGTGCCGGATAATGTTCACCCGGACAATCACCGGCTGATTCAATATCAGCTGCGCGAATACTATGCCCAGATTGCGGCTTTGGACGACCTGACTGCGCGTATCGTGGAGGAGCTGAAAAACCGTGGTGAGCTGAAAAATACACTCATCGTCTACACTTCGGATCATGGCGATTGGCTGGGGAGTGAGCGCGAGCCAGCGCAAAACTGCCGGGGCAAAGGTGATGCCCAGCCGGAAAGCGTTCGCGTGCCGTTTATTGCCACCGGTCCAGGGCTGGCTGGTGGCCGGGTGATCGACATGCCGCTGGCAACCGTCGATTTATTGCCCACGTTTTGTGGCTTGGCGGGCTTTGACGCCGGGCTAGGTTTTCCCGGTGAGGATTTATCGACGGTTCTTCGGGGAGAGCAGGCGGCACCCGCGCGTTCGGTCGAAATGGAAATGTATGGCTGGTGCGCGACGTTCGATGGTCGGCAGTTGTCGGTGGTCAGCAAGGGCTAGTCTTCCAGCTGGACAGCGCTGCGCTGAGTGGCCGGATGGTGGGCCTCGGGCGGAAATGTTTTAAACTTCGGCTTGAGCAATTACCGATTGGCCGTATTAAAAACGATCATGCTCGCTACCATTCACTCTGGCGCCCTGCTGGGCATCGACGCTCATCCCGTGCAGGTGGAAGTCAACTGTGGTGAGCACGGTGATCCGAAAACGTTCATGGTCGGTTTGCCGGATTCGGCGGTTAAGGAATCCATCGACCGCGTTCGCTCGGCGCTGAGCAACACCGGCTTTAAAAACCCGGAGACGCGGACCACGATCAACCTCGCCCCCGGCGACATCCGCAAGGAGGGCCCGATGTATGACCTGCCCATCGCACTCGGCATGCTGATCGCCACCCGGCAGATCGGCGACGAGAAGCTGGCCGGCTTCCTCGATCAATACATCATTGCGGGTGAGCTGAGCCTCTCCGGCGGCGTGCGCCCGATCCGCGGCGGCTTGGCGCTGGCGATGCTCGCGCGGCAGACGGGTAAGCGCGGCGTCATCCTCCCGGCTGACTCCGCCGACGAAGCCGCACTGGTGGAAGACATCGACGTCATCCCCGTGCGTTCGCTCGATGAAACCGTGCGCATGATCGAAGGCGAGCTGACGATGCAACCGCTCGATCCGAAAAAGAGCCCCTTTCGCCAACCGCCCGACGCCGCGCACTGGATCGATTTCTCTGAAGTCAAGGGGCAGCACACCGTGCGCCGCGCGGTGGAGATCGCCGTGGCCGGTGGGCACAATCTACTGTTGGTCGGGCCTCCGGGCAGCGGCAAGAGCATGATCGCCAAGCGCATTCCGACGATCATGCCGCAGCCGACTTTAGACGAGTTTCTGGAAATCCTCGCGGTGCAATCGGCGGCCGGTGTCAGCCTTAAGGACGAAAACCGCTGCTTCGCGCGGCCCTTCCGTTCGCCGCACCACACGATCAGCGACGTCGGT
It encodes:
- a CDS encoding YifB family Mg chelatase-like AAA ATPase; the encoded protein is MLATIHSGALLGIDAHPVQVEVNCGEHGDPKTFMVGLPDSAVKESIDRVRSALSNTGFKNPETRTTINLAPGDIRKEGPMYDLPIALGMLIATRQIGDEKLAGFLDQYIIAGELSLSGGVRPIRGGLALAMLARQTGKRGVILPADSADEAALVEDIDVIPVRSLDETVRMIEGELTMQPLDPKKSPFRQPPDAAHWIDFSEVKGQHTVRRAVEIAVAGGHNLLLVGPPGSGKSMIAKRIPTIMPQPTLDEFLEILAVQSAAGVSLKDENRCFARPFRSPHHTISDVGLIGGGVNPGPGEISLAHHGVLFLDELPEFKRSTLEVLRQPLEDGDVTISRSAGKVTLPAAMMLVAAMNPCPCGYLGDPRHECRCNPTTIQRYRSRISGPLLDRIDLHIEAPALTFEELRSAQKGESSEVMRERVMEARGRQGRRFQSDKNGSRLTACNARMTHRQIRQHCAINREQGDLLQQAMEELKLSARAYDRILKVARTIADLAGAPTIDTPHLLEAIQYRSLDRRLFY
- the rho gene encoding transcription termination factor Rho, translated to MLGSAEERAKLTEEVASGEPLDYNEVYNLRVPEMEKWARENGVEWDGPPSRRKLLNAILKKAGEDKRAIKAKGIVEELEDGFGFIVFSEDSYRLRTESPYIAPQLFSEYGLQRGHEVEVIIHAPREEDTTPFVLKVETVMGMDPETAQHLTPFKELIPYYPTERIMMESEQGRLGKWDNISMRIVDLLSPVGLGQRGLIVAPPRTGKTVLLQGIANAIRANKPEVHLIVLLVDERPEEVTDFKRSVKGAEVISSTFDESAESHVHAAEMVSEKSRRMVEAGKDVIILLDSITRLARAYNTMMPSSGKILSGGVEANALQRPKRFFGSARNIEDGGSLTILGTALVETGSKMDEVIFEEFKGTGNMELHLDRELSNKRVFPALSFEKSGTRKEELLYHPDEMNKVYGLRRAMKGVGSVEAMEMLIQRVKKTQTNAQFLMSLR
- a CDS encoding Gfo/Idh/MocA family protein gives rise to the protein MKKIGLIGGGAHSRGNHLPSLKQYAAEHPGVIELSAFCDIDAEVAQRTAAEFGFARHYTSTDDMLASESLDGVIAVTPVSLTKSIAEQLIKAKLPFVIEKPPGVDVAQAKEICKLVAENNARVMVSVNRRFDPALVAAKEWMTGRKVEFFRATMFRNERREPQFFSETGLHVVDAMRWFAGDIASYQLTARDVNGVKWYRVDIQFVSGVAGLLEVYPTAGMRDEAYEFFGDGFRVHTSNGEMSTGEFMAWENNRQVIHNEPGKDQPGYIKNGTLAETAEFIASLVENRQPTPTPQDVLPSLQLCCEILTQFKTIK
- a CDS encoding sulfatase-like hydrolase/transferase translates to MKPNLLILLADQHRDSATGYGGNPEVRTPTLDRMARHGISVSQCVSTHPLCAPYRSCLQTGQPGSVNGVVGNTDSIRRDLPTLPGLFRERGYSTAYFGKCHWHEPFNGSIYTPPDWRLGWEHWKGWQNGHHDYDLPEFDENGVESHPYRGRFAPEVQVEQFLDWHADADRPWLVQMNWGPPHNVTISAEELDRVRESSMRINEEMGFGLKEHHFQSPWWFVQSFPQHLVRDVVPQRFLEMFDPETLTVPDNVHPDNHRLIQYQLREYYAQIAALDDLTARIVEELKNRGELKNTLIVYTSDHGDWLGSEREPAQNCRGKGDAQPESVRVPFIATGPGLAGGRVIDMPLATVDLLPTFCGLAGFDAGLGFPGEDLSTVLRGEQAAPARSVEMEMYGWCATFDGRQLSVVSKG
- a CDS encoding YiiX/YebB-like N1pC/P60 family cysteine hydrolase, producing the protein MEHTSNTHSTELRDGDLIFIAIPTFLFRQVAAATSSWTSHVGMILHNDAGEPMVYESAIPRSRCVSLESFIARSEDRRYAITRPKQPLTDAHRRALKRAADSRLGQWYDVGFDLDGRRQYCSKFVQTCYFEATGWRIGEELTFRQLLDANPDHGLNFWRWWFAGFIPWGRRTVSPASQLESPLMERVVDSGAAEPAEEPILKAC